GCAGAACCCGGAGGGTCAGGCTTCCTTGCGGTTTCGCCGATTCTTCAACACGTTGAATCAATTGTTTCGCGCGAGTTTCAATGTGGTCTTGTGATTCAAAGATCATCATGACCGTCGGCACTTGAGTGCGCTCTTCGTGTCGGAGGTAGGGAAGGATCGTGGCCTCAAGGGCGGCCATCGTCAGCTTGTCGACCCGAAGGGCCCGGTAAAGCGGATTCGTCCGAAGCTGCGCGAGGATTTTCTTGCGGCCCACCAGGATGCCCGCCTGGGGTCCACCGAGGAGTTTATCGCCGCTGAAGGTGATCACGTCCACGCCCGCCTTCAGGCTGTCAGCGACGGTGGGTTCGCCGGTGATTCCAGTCCCGCTCAAATCAACAAGGCATCCGCTGCCGAGGTCCTCCACCAGGAGCAGGCGCCGGCGGTGTGCAAGCCGGACCAATTCTTCGAGTGGCGGCTGTTCCGAAAAGCCGACCATCTTGAAGTTACTGCGATGGACCCTGAGGATGACTCTCGTTTGGGCGTTGATGGCCCGGGTGTAATCGCTGACCCGGGTGCGATTGGTGGTTCCCACTTCACGCAACACGGCGCCGCTTTTCCCCATGATTTCAGGGATTCGAAACGAACCCCCGATTTCCACTAGCTCTCCCCGCGAAACAATGACCTCGCCTCCCTCCGCCAGTGAATTGAGCACTAACAGAACAGCGGCGGCACAATTGTTCACCACCAATCCGGCTTCACATCGGAGCAGCACTGTCAACAAACGCTCGGCGTGCACATCGCGATTTCCACGCGTGTTCCTTTCTAAATCGAATTCCAGGTTGGAGTATCCGGAAGCCACTTCCCGGATACGCTCCAGGGCCGCAGGCGACAGCGGTGAGCGGCCAAGATTCGTGTGGAGCACCACGCCGGTGGCGTTGATCACTCTCCGCAGTGAGGGCGAAAACCGGCGCTCCAGCGTGGAAAGTACCCGGGGAGAGATCTCAGCCAGCGCTGGAGTAAAATCGGGTTCGGGCAACCGTCCGGCTCGAATGCGATTGCGAAGGGTTTGTACCTCCCGGCGCAACTCTTCCACTACGGCTTCATGCGGGAACCTGTGTGAATGGTCGCGGAGCTCAGGGGCGAGCAGCAACTGGTCGATCGCCGGAATCCTCCGCAGGAGAGACGCCGCAGTTCCGGCCGATCGCGTCGAGGTCCTCTTTTTTATTGAAGGAGAAAGAGTTATGGGCATTCGACCATTCAACCACATTGAAATTTCAGGTGTCAACTTTTTGATTGAGAGAGCTTTCTGCAATTGCTTTTGACTTGCTCGAGGAGATGAAAGGTTATCAAATCGTAGGATTTCATTCTCAAACGCCGAGTCCTTTCGACAGGCCGTGATTCAAGTCATCTCGCCGATTCAGCGGCGCCTCAACAAGAATAGAAATTCTGCAGCCTCATTCATCGGTTCGAGTTCAGCGGGATCAGGAGGCATTTATTGATTTTCGAGAGGGAATGAGGCCCGTATGGGTCGTGGGGTCGGGAACCCGAAGTCGCCTCCAGGACTACAAGTTTCGTTTTCTCAACTCCTGCAGTTGTCGTTGGCACATTGTGACCGTAACGATGCCACGAATTTCCGGGCTTTTGACCGTGTTGACAATTCCGAGGGCTGTCCAGAAATGGGCGAGGTTAAACCCGGAGGCCATCGCTCTCAGGCCGAACCCAGAGGTTCCATAAGTGAAATCAGGGAGCGTGAATCCGGAAAAACGCATGAGTCGCGGTGCCCGCTCGTCTACCGAAGCAGATACCGGGAATCGATTGAGCAGCTTCACAACGTCGGCCAGTGTCACCAGGGCAGCGGCGTTATCGAATTCCGCGTAGCTTGACACAAGTCCCAAGGCAATGTGAGTCCACTCCTCGTTGGGTTCAGCGCCAGTCACAAGTGATCGAGCCTCCTGCAAGTACTGGCTCGCCAACGCAGTGTTTTTCGCCTTTGTCAGTATTTGGGCGGTGACGATCAAGGAGACAGCTCGCTGCGCCGGATCGTTGTTCGTAAGGCACAACTCGTGGGCCTTCGCGAACTGTCCGGCGATAGCAAAATGGACAGCCGCGCGGTAGCTAAGATAGTTTGTTACATCCTCCTTCAGCCTTTTGTCACTGATCTTCCCCGCCAAGGCCCACCCCCGCGAGTATGTGCCAGGCATTGTGGCAATAGCGGCTCGGGCGTAAAGGATGTTCTGCGCCAGGACATCCGTCTCCTTTTCGGCCTTCTCCACCAGTGCATCGACTTGCCGCGCGGCAAGGTCCTCCTTGCTCTCTCCCTTATGTGGATAGACAGTTGGAATATCGGAAAGAGGTGGTGCGGGCGACGTTGAAAAATTGGCTATGGCTTCGAGCTTCTGGGCACGCGTATCGAGTTCGGCAGCTCGCGCCGGAAGGATCTCAGACATTCGAGGAGATAGCACGCCAATGGTGCTGATTTGTTGTCGCGCAGCCAATTGGAGGTCTTCCCCCTTAGCTGGCAATGGCGCATTAATGAGCAGATCAGCCGCCAAGTTCAGGAAATCAATCCCCAGTGCCGGGTTCAGATCCCCCGCGGCGGTGATCCGAATGGGGTTCCGGGTTACCCCCAGCTGCCTGCGTCCCGGATCATCTTCCGTGTTTGCCGCAAAGACGCGGCCAGGGGTGAAAACATAGGAGTAAAGGACAAGGAGTTCGTTCGGATCGAGCAGGCCCGAGCTTCGCAGACGACGGAGAGCTGCCCGGAAGACGCCTTGGGCCAGGTCGAAGTCCTTCTCATGAAGATTCAGGAGCACATACTGCAATCCGAAAGAAATACCATCTTGAAGGCTGTCGATGGCCAATTCTGCTGTGACCTGTGGATTGTTAGTGACGCTGGCCGCGGCCATGTCGAGAAGGACCGCACTGCGCCGCGTCCTGTCGTCGAACGCGCCCCGTTTTCGGTCTTTCTCGTCGGAATCAGCCTCTTGAGACATTTCTTCCAACCACCTCTTTGCCAGTTCAGGGGCTCTTCTTCTGGCCACAAGCAGCACCTCACGCCGGGCTTCGTTTTTTGGTGACTCATTTCTGATCTTTGCAGAAGTCTGCGAGTCTCTTACTGTGTTAGCAGTTTGCCATGCTTGCACCAAATACCTGCGAGCACCTTCCGTATCAGATTCCCAAGAGAGGTCGGCAGTCTGAGCCTGAACACGCACTGCGGCAAGGGTGTCTTGCCAGTCCTTCGAGCCGTCAGCGGTCACCCGCAGGATACCAATGATTCTTGCTATTACCTCCTGTCGTATCTCCTCGGTCATTGTGTTTTCGGCGGGTTGAGGCGGCGCCTTCGTTTGGGCGTCCAGCCGGGATTCGGCAAGTTTGCATTGCGGATTAGGTCTGATTTGGGCTCCAGTATTGGTTGCTCCCGCAGGCAGGAGAAGGAGAGCCGAGATGAGAACCGATGGAGCGACTTGTTTCATTACTGCCTCCTTCATTCCAATATGAGAATGGAACCTGAACCACGAACCATCTCTGACTGCTATCGCGTGATTTGAGACGGACTGGCTAGAAGCGAGAAAGCAATTGCGGTCAAAGACCTCTTCCCGGGCCACAGCACGTCCGATAACTGACAGTGAGCCTATATCACAAGGATCGCCATATTTCATTGGAGGGAGAGATTCAGACCCTGGCAAAAGAAGAGGTTAGAGCCCCCCCATGCCATTACTCTCACAGATCCAGTAAACAACATTCGCGGTGCAGACAAGCATCGAATGGGCGGTAAAAAAATTTACAGCGCCTTGCGACGATCCTTATCTATATTGCGTCCAACCATCGAAGGAACTCCTCCTTTGAACCTTCCTCGGTAGTCGCACCTCCCCATGCTTTCTTCATGATGCCATCTTCCAGGAAGATTTTGATTGGAACTCTTGTGATTCCAAGTTTCAAGGCCAGGCGAAAATCATCATCATAAAAGACTTTGAAAGGAAACAGCGCTTGGGCGGCTTCAAGCGAAGACTTCTTGTCTCCAAAGGAGATGACTCCGATGAAATCAATGTTGTTACGCTTCTTAACAAGAGGGTTTAGGAACCGTGCTTCTGTTTTGCATGCGTTGCAGTTTGGAG
Above is a genomic segment from Terriglobia bacterium containing:
- the selA gene encoding L-seryl-tRNA(Sec) selenium transferase codes for the protein MPITLSPSIKKRTSTRSAGTAASLLRRIPAIDQLLLAPELRDHSHRFPHEAVVEELRREVQTLRNRIRAGRLPEPDFTPALAEISPRVLSTLERRFSPSLRRVINATGVVLHTNLGRSPLSPAALERIREVASGYSNLEFDLERNTRGNRDVHAERLLTVLLRCEAGLVVNNCAAAVLLVLNSLAEGGEVIVSRGELVEIGGSFRIPEIMGKSGAVLREVGTTNRTRVSDYTRAINAQTRVILRVHRSNFKMVGFSEQPPLEELVRLAHRRRLLLVEDLGSGCLVDLSGTGITGEPTVADSLKAGVDVITFSGDKLLGGPQAGILVGRKKILAQLRTNPLYRALRVDKLTMAALEATILPYLRHEERTQVPTVMMIFESQDHIETRAKQLIQRVEESAKPQGSLTLRVLPGTSVIGGGSTPGQEIHTLLIAITGTRHSARAVESHLRRWRIPILARVEGNQALLDLRTVSAGEEEEIARALVGLAKGEMEYSDVSGLAGRESKPLA
- a CDS encoding redoxin family protein, producing MIGKPLPEAHLVDLQGVRLENRAFRSGKVILVFVTPNCNACKTEARFLNPLVKKRNNIDFIGVISFGDKKSSLEAAQALFPFKVFYDDDFRLALKLGITRVPIKIFLEDGIMKKAWGGATTEEGSKEEFLRWLDAI